One genomic region from Ralstonia pseudosolanacearum encodes:
- the xopAP gene encoding XopAP family type III secretion system effector, whose amino-acid sequence MLRSFSTGTLFRPSEDGSPGHPAVTLRMPASASDSPARKPPRRAASLDDLRNCATAGPASRRPVVIRASSVRAPADRVKSIDPVRVDLAGALRQVELASGSVRPRPGTGHLDARRREVLECMRACAGEAYTADLGQVADVGQLRFAGEMSTPTLKCWESVAHRDVLAVVVGFSGTRMEETEDLLCDLKSQIAHPHVNPLDGRLPRLGHVGAGWQERWQAEALARRGGGLRMAEILAGYAATARERRQPLSVSVVGHSLGAVVATLASFDIANFLGASGVHGKVSTYAFNPPRLGRTGVEDTYRSAPPRLAAPQEGALRFTLRQFTRHMDPIQSVPFFMQHPDWADGGHRDRGGAYAAEARGGVRIVTYNDAAASRVNLSLNHELSLWKTAIASGMSDAALHSLFDDHPKPEPEAEAPRLSRRRFFLSLVDGVPAQRVPGVAGRPIRSGA is encoded by the coding sequence ATCCTCCGCTCCTTCTCCACCGGCACATTGTTTCGTCCATCGGAAGATGGCTCGCCCGGCCATCCTGCCGTGACCCTGCGGATGCCCGCATCGGCATCCGACTCGCCCGCCCGCAAGCCACCCCGGCGCGCTGCGTCACTGGATGATCTGCGCAACTGCGCCACGGCCGGGCCGGCATCGCGGCGCCCCGTGGTCATTCGCGCGAGTTCCGTGCGCGCGCCCGCCGACCGGGTGAAGTCGATCGATCCGGTGCGCGTCGATCTTGCCGGCGCGCTGCGCCAGGTGGAACTGGCGTCCGGCTCGGTCCGTCCGCGCCCGGGCACGGGCCACCTGGATGCCCGCCGTCGCGAGGTGCTCGAATGCATGCGGGCATGCGCCGGCGAAGCCTACACGGCGGATCTCGGCCAGGTCGCCGATGTCGGCCAGTTGCGGTTTGCCGGGGAGATGTCCACGCCCACGCTGAAATGCTGGGAGAGCGTCGCGCATCGCGACGTGCTGGCGGTGGTGGTCGGGTTCTCGGGGACCCGCATGGAGGAGACGGAGGATCTGCTGTGCGATCTCAAGAGCCAGATCGCCCACCCGCACGTCAATCCGCTCGACGGCCGGCTGCCCCGGCTGGGCCACGTGGGTGCCGGCTGGCAGGAGCGCTGGCAGGCCGAAGCGCTCGCGCGGCGCGGCGGCGGCCTGCGCATGGCCGAGATCCTGGCCGGCTACGCGGCCACGGCGCGGGAGCGGCGGCAACCGCTGTCGGTGTCCGTGGTGGGCCACAGCCTGGGCGCGGTCGTGGCGACGCTGGCGAGCTTCGACATCGCCAATTTTCTCGGCGCGAGCGGCGTGCACGGCAAGGTCAGCACCTACGCCTTCAACCCGCCGCGCCTGGGGCGCACAGGGGTCGAAGACACCTACCGCAGTGCCCCGCCGAGGCTGGCCGCGCCGCAGGAAGGCGCGCTGCGCTTCACGCTGCGCCAGTTCACGCGCCATATGGATCCGATCCAGTCCGTGCCGTTCTTCATGCAGCATCCGGACTGGGCCGACGGTGGGCATCGCGACCGGGGTGGCGCCTATGCCGCCGAGGCGCGCGGCGGTGTGCGCATCGTCACGTACAACGACGCGGCGGCCAGTCGGGTCAATTTGTCGCTCAATCACGAGCTGTCGCTGTGGAAGACGGCGATTGCGTCCGGCATGAGCGATGCGGCGCTGCACAGTCTGTTCGACGACCACCCGAAACCCGAGCCGGAGGCCGAGGCGCCACGTCTATCACGCCGACGCTTCTTTCTGTCGCTGGTCGA